The following are from one region of the Chanos chanos chromosome 10, fChaCha1.1, whole genome shotgun sequence genome:
- the hao2 gene encoding 2-Hydroxyacid oxidase 2 isoform X1, which yields MSILGCNREGGRCAEMAMVCLTDFEEYAKEHLSKATWDYYAAGADECCTRDDNLLAYKRIRLRPRILRDVSVSDTRTTVLGTEISFPVGIAPTAFHCLAWHEGEMATARATEAVNTCYITSTYSTCSVEEIVAAAPNGYRWFQLYVYRDRKVSEQIVHRVEALGYKALVLTVDVPYTGKRRNDIRNQFKLPPHLKVKNFDGVFQENAGPEEYGIPANTLDPSISWKDVYWLKSLTRLPIIIKGILTKEDAELAVEHGVQGIIVSNHGGRQLDGGPATIDCLSEIVDTVQGRIEVYMDGGIRTGSDVLKALALGAKCVFIGRPAIWGLAYKGEEGVREVLQILNDEFRLSMALSGCRSVAEINRNLIQFSKL from the exons ATGAGCATTTTAGGTTGTAACAG AGAGGGAGGTCGCTGTGCAGAGATGGCTATGGTATGTCTCACTGATTTTGAGGAGTATGCCAAGGAGCATTTGTCTAAGGCGACCTGGGACTATTACGCAGCCGGCGCTGACGAGTGCTGCACGAGAGATGACAACCTGCTGGCCTACAAACG catcCGCCTGAGGCCACGGATTCTGCGGGACGTGTCTGTGAGCGACACTCGGACCACGGTGCTGGGTACTGAGATCAGCTTCCCAGTGGGCATCGCACCCACTGCGTTTCACTGCCTGGCCTGGCATGAGGGTGAGATGGCCACTGCCAGAG CTACGGAGGCTGTAAACACCTGCTACATCACCAGCACCTATTCCACGTGTTCCGTGGAGGAGATTGTTGCCGCGGCACCCAACGGTTACCGATGGTTCCAGCTGTACGTTTACCGTGACCGCAAAGTGTCTGAGCAGATTGTTCACAGGGTGGAAGCCCTCGGTTACAAAGCCCTCGTCCTGACCGTGGATGTACCATACACTGGAAAACGCCGCAACGACATTCGCAACCAGTTCAAACTCCCACCTCACCTCAAGGTCAAAAATTTTGATGGAGTCTTCCAG GAGAATGCAGGACCAGAGGAATACGGGATCCCTGCCAACACTCTGGACCCATCCATTAGCTGGAAGGATGTTTATTGGCTGAAATCCCTCACACGCCTGCCAATTATCATTAAGGGCATCCTAACCAAGGAGGATGCAGAGCTGGCTGTGGAGCACGGTGTACAAGGCATCATAGTGTCCAATCACGGCGGGCGACAGCTTGATGGAGGGCCGGCTacg ATAGACTGTCTGTCAGAGATCGTGGACACAGTGCAAGGCAGGATCGAGGTATACATGGACGGTGGGATCCGCACGGGCAGCGATGTGCTCAAGGCCCTGGCCTTGGGAGCCAAGTGTGTGTTTATCGGAAGGCCAGCAATCTGGGGCCTTGCATACAAg GGTGAAGAAGGGGTGAGGGAGGTGCTGCAGATCCTGAACGACGAGTTTCGTCTGTCCATGGCTCTGTCCG GTTGCAGAAGTGTTGCAGAGATAAACAGGAACCTAATTCAGTTCTCCAAACTTTGA
- the hao2 gene encoding 2-Hydroxyacid oxidase 2 isoform X3 yields the protein MAMVCLTDFEEYAKEHLSKATWDYYAAGADECCTRDDNLLAYKRIRLRPRILRDVSVSDTRTTVLGTEISFPVGIAPTAFHCLAWHEGEMATARATEAVNTCYITSTYSTCSVEEIVAAAPNGYRWFQLYVYRDRKVSEQIVHRVEALGYKALVLTVDVPYTGKRRNDIRNQFKLPPHLKVKNFDGVFQENAGPEEYGIPANTLDPSISWKDVYWLKSLTRLPIIIKGILTKEDAELAVEHGVQGIIVSNHGGRQLDGGPATIDCLSEIVDTVQGRIEVYMDGGIRTGSDVLKALALGAKCVFIGRPAIWGLAYKGEEGVREVLQILNDEFRLSMALSGCRSVAEINRNLIQFSKL from the exons ATGGCTATGGTATGTCTCACTGATTTTGAGGAGTATGCCAAGGAGCATTTGTCTAAGGCGACCTGGGACTATTACGCAGCCGGCGCTGACGAGTGCTGCACGAGAGATGACAACCTGCTGGCCTACAAACG catcCGCCTGAGGCCACGGATTCTGCGGGACGTGTCTGTGAGCGACACTCGGACCACGGTGCTGGGTACTGAGATCAGCTTCCCAGTGGGCATCGCACCCACTGCGTTTCACTGCCTGGCCTGGCATGAGGGTGAGATGGCCACTGCCAGAG CTACGGAGGCTGTAAACACCTGCTACATCACCAGCACCTATTCCACGTGTTCCGTGGAGGAGATTGTTGCCGCGGCACCCAACGGTTACCGATGGTTCCAGCTGTACGTTTACCGTGACCGCAAAGTGTCTGAGCAGATTGTTCACAGGGTGGAAGCCCTCGGTTACAAAGCCCTCGTCCTGACCGTGGATGTACCATACACTGGAAAACGCCGCAACGACATTCGCAACCAGTTCAAACTCCCACCTCACCTCAAGGTCAAAAATTTTGATGGAGTCTTCCAG GAGAATGCAGGACCAGAGGAATACGGGATCCCTGCCAACACTCTGGACCCATCCATTAGCTGGAAGGATGTTTATTGGCTGAAATCCCTCACACGCCTGCCAATTATCATTAAGGGCATCCTAACCAAGGAGGATGCAGAGCTGGCTGTGGAGCACGGTGTACAAGGCATCATAGTGTCCAATCACGGCGGGCGACAGCTTGATGGAGGGCCGGCTacg ATAGACTGTCTGTCAGAGATCGTGGACACAGTGCAAGGCAGGATCGAGGTATACATGGACGGTGGGATCCGCACGGGCAGCGATGTGCTCAAGGCCCTGGCCTTGGGAGCCAAGTGTGTGTTTATCGGAAGGCCAGCAATCTGGGGCCTTGCATACAAg GGTGAAGAAGGGGTGAGGGAGGTGCTGCAGATCCTGAACGACGAGTTTCGTCTGTCCATGGCTCTGTCCG GTTGCAGAAGTGTTGCAGAGATAAACAGGAACCTAATTCAGTTCTCCAAACTTTGA
- the hao2 gene encoding 2-Hydroxyacid oxidase 2 isoform X2, which produces MSILGCNREGGRCAEMAMVCLTDFEEYAKEHLSKATWDYYAAGADECCTRDDNLLAYKRIRLRPRILRDVSVSDTRTTVLGTEISFPVGIAPTAFHCLAWHEGEMATARATEAVNTCYITSTYSTCSVEEIVAAAPNGYRWFQLYVYRDRKVSEQIVHRVEALGYKALVLTVDVPYTGKRRNDIRNQFKLPPHLKVKNFDGVFQNAGPEEYGIPANTLDPSISWKDVYWLKSLTRLPIIIKGILTKEDAELAVEHGVQGIIVSNHGGRQLDGGPATIDCLSEIVDTVQGRIEVYMDGGIRTGSDVLKALALGAKCVFIGRPAIWGLAYKGEEGVREVLQILNDEFRLSMALSGCRSVAEINRNLIQFSKL; this is translated from the exons ATGAGCATTTTAGGTTGTAACAG AGAGGGAGGTCGCTGTGCAGAGATGGCTATGGTATGTCTCACTGATTTTGAGGAGTATGCCAAGGAGCATTTGTCTAAGGCGACCTGGGACTATTACGCAGCCGGCGCTGACGAGTGCTGCACGAGAGATGACAACCTGCTGGCCTACAAACG catcCGCCTGAGGCCACGGATTCTGCGGGACGTGTCTGTGAGCGACACTCGGACCACGGTGCTGGGTACTGAGATCAGCTTCCCAGTGGGCATCGCACCCACTGCGTTTCACTGCCTGGCCTGGCATGAGGGTGAGATGGCCACTGCCAGAG CTACGGAGGCTGTAAACACCTGCTACATCACCAGCACCTATTCCACGTGTTCCGTGGAGGAGATTGTTGCCGCGGCACCCAACGGTTACCGATGGTTCCAGCTGTACGTTTACCGTGACCGCAAAGTGTCTGAGCAGATTGTTCACAGGGTGGAAGCCCTCGGTTACAAAGCCCTCGTCCTGACCGTGGATGTACCATACACTGGAAAACGCCGCAACGACATTCGCAACCAGTTCAAACTCCCACCTCACCTCAAGGTCAAAAATTTTGATGGAGTCTTCCAG AATGCAGGACCAGAGGAATACGGGATCCCTGCCAACACTCTGGACCCATCCATTAGCTGGAAGGATGTTTATTGGCTGAAATCCCTCACACGCCTGCCAATTATCATTAAGGGCATCCTAACCAAGGAGGATGCAGAGCTGGCTGTGGAGCACGGTGTACAAGGCATCATAGTGTCCAATCACGGCGGGCGACAGCTTGATGGAGGGCCGGCTacg ATAGACTGTCTGTCAGAGATCGTGGACACAGTGCAAGGCAGGATCGAGGTATACATGGACGGTGGGATCCGCACGGGCAGCGATGTGCTCAAGGCCCTGGCCTTGGGAGCCAAGTGTGTGTTTATCGGAAGGCCAGCAATCTGGGGCCTTGCATACAAg GGTGAAGAAGGGGTGAGGGAGGTGCTGCAGATCCTGAACGACGAGTTTCGTCTGTCCATGGCTCTGTCCG GTTGCAGAAGTGTTGCAGAGATAAACAGGAACCTAATTCAGTTCTCCAAACTTTGA